The proteins below come from a single Zea mays cultivar B73 chromosome 8, Zm-B73-REFERENCE-NAM-5.0, whole genome shotgun sequence genomic window:
- the LOC109941887 gene encoding VAMP-like protein YKT61 has product MKNTTLMVLKLSSSGVGSSSSGGESGSEAVVLANAMDVNHFGYFQRSVAREFIVFVARTIAQRTQPGQRQSVQHDGNLISDRLSNLYKIWGLY; this is encoded by the coding sequence ATGAAGAATACGACACTCATGGTGCTAAAGTTGTCATCCTCTGGAGTCGGGAGCTCCTCGTCCGGCGGCGAATCGGGCTCGGAGGCGGTGGTGCTCGCGAACGCTATGGACGTCAACCACTTCGGCTACTTCCAGCGCAGCGTCGCCCGCGAGTTCATCGTCTTCGTTGCTCGCACCATCGCTCAGCGCACCCAGCCAGGCCAGCGGCAGTCCGTCCAGCATGATGGTAACCTCATATCTGATCGGCTTTCAAATCTCTATAAGATCTGGGGTCTGTACTAA